TGGCTGCGCGCGATCGCCCACGCCGAGAGCGGCTTCGACGCCAAGGCGGTGTCGAGCAAGGGCGCGCAGGGCGTGATGCAGTTGATGCCGGAAACCGCCAAGGAATACGGCGTCGGCGATCCGTTTTCGTCGGAAGAATCGATCAAGGCCGGCGCGCGCCACCTCAAGTCGCTGCTGCGCCGCTACAACAACGACCTGACCCTGGCCACCGCCGCCTACAACGCCGGCA
This Salifodinibacter halophilus DNA region includes the following protein-coding sequences:
- a CDS encoding lytic transglycosylase domain-containing protein, translated to GSVRVMGFTVETPPGEPAHPGLGKVGKPQLDKFSAQFRSAAKANGLDDAWLRAIAHAESGFDAKAVSSKGAQGVMQLMPETAKEYGVGDPFSSEESIKAGARHLKSLLRRYNNDLTLATAAYNAG